In Babylonia areolata isolate BAREFJ2019XMU chromosome 10, ASM4173473v1, whole genome shotgun sequence, the following proteins share a genomic window:
- the LOC143286867 gene encoding flavin-containing monooxygenase 2-like isoform X3, which translates to MREQSRRKVAIVGCGAAGLTSIKACLEEGLQPHCFEINSDLGGVWYTPDTPKYGNGPVMYDNLVTNTSKATLCFSDFPMPASYPPFLPHRLYQQYLQSYAEHFRLVQHVSFNTKVLDVRKTDDYNETGRWVVTTCKMEGNTESNEKTSETYDGVILCQGFYTVPFIPDTPGLDEGYQGRVSHANSYRDSQPYKGRTVLVVGSAASGGDVACDIAPVAKQVYLSVHHGCYVFSRIEKGLRPWDFMFSRMLMNYMPVSFLIRKFVSKATQNLSPVTSGLQCDAVTPPVRASFMINDLLPSKVFTGQVKVVSAIQRVTGTGEIHLKDGKVLKEVDDIIFGTGQKCSFNAIDPSIISSDIRYSLLMQVSSVL; encoded by the exons ATGAGGGAGCAGAGCAGACGGAAGGTGGCCATAGTAGGCTGTGGGGCGGCAGGACTGACGTCCATCAAAGCTTGTCTGGAGGAGGGCCTGCAGCCCCACTGCTTTGAGATCAACTCGGATCTGG GTGGGGTGTGgtacacaccagacacaccaaaGTACGGCAATGGGCCTGTGATGTACGACAACCTTGTCACCAACACCAGCAAAGCCACGTTATGCTTCAGTGATTTCCCCATGCCAGCCAGTTATCCCCCTTTCTTGCCCCATCGTCTTTATCAGCAGTATCTGCAGAGCTATGCTGAACATTTCAGACTGGTGCAACATGTATCGTTTAACACGAAG GTGCTGGACGTTCGCAAAACTGACGACTACAATGAAACTGGACGCTGGGTAGTGACTACATGCAAAATGGAGGGCAACACAGAAAGTAATGAGAAGACCTCAGAAACCTATGATGGGGTCATTCTGTGTCAGGGATTCTATACTGTACCCTTTATCCCGGACACTCCTGGTTTGGATGAGGGGTACCAAGGACGTGTCAGCCACGCCAACAGCTACAGAGATTCCCAGCCTTACAAGGGCAGGACGGTTCTGGTTGTGG gcagCGCAGCCTCTGGGGGAGATGTGGCCTGTGACATTGCTCCTGTCGCTAAACAG GTGTATCTCAGTGTTCATCACGGATGCTACGTCTTTTCCCGCATCGAAAAGGGTCTCAGGCCGTGGGATTTCATGTTCAGTCGCATGTTAATGAATTACATGCCCGTTTCATTCCTTATTCGCAAGTTTGTCAGCAAAGCCACCCAGAACCTGAGTCCTGTCACTTCTGGACTACAGTGCGATGCAGTCACCCCACCTGTGCGGGCCAGCTTCATGATCAATGACCTTCTGCCTTCGAAG GTGTTCACAGGCCAGGTAAAGGTCGTGTCTGCCATACAGAGGGTGACAGGTACAGGTGAGATTCACCTGAAGGATGGGAAGGTGCTGAAGGAGGTCGATGACATCATCTTCGGCACAGGTCAAAAGTGCAGCTTCAACGCCATTGACCCGTCCATCATATCCTCAGATATCA